One segment of Rosa chinensis cultivar Old Blush chromosome 6, RchiOBHm-V2, whole genome shotgun sequence DNA contains the following:
- the LOC112169399 gene encoding uncharacterized protein LOC112169399, with protein MDTSYVVKFIYSGEAATVPLLHNWSFVDLCNSICSRFPDLIQGNFMLKYIIPPDSSSCFLESEVDMRMIFRNLVRYNSDFVEVFVTDLPSISESVVSNTVCEDSSTMLEENDYLGCYRAEAPKSYMTKGWESYIHSEGQKFEGGVVEFRDKLRKYDKEIGFSYEFVRNDKVRVIAQCSKKHSQGCNWLVKAHLCRVNGFFMIKRLVNVHTCHGVIRLQKSKMMGSKVVKSIMLDKIRANPNKKPIDIADEIKSDYGLDVPYRTVWYGTELAKTALHGDEAESYAQLLWFSESVMKSNPDSRIVVEFHRETHRFQRMFVTYGAWMKGFQFCRPILFIDATFITNKYKGQIIAALAKDANQG; from the coding sequence ATGGATACTAGCTATGTTGTCAAGTTTATTTATTCCGGTGAAGCAGCGACAGTTCCATTGTTGCATAATTGGTCGTTTGTTGACCTATGCAATTCAATATGCTCTCGTTTTCCGGATTTGATTCAAGGAAATTTCATGTTGAAGTACATTATTCCTCCGGATTCTAGTTCATGCTTTCTAGAGAGTGAAGTTGATATGAGAATGATTTTTAGGAATTTGGTTCGTTACAATTCTGATTTCGTTGAAGTGTTTGTGACTGATTTGCCTTCTATTAGTGAAAGCGTGGTGAGTAATACAGTGTGTGAGGATTCTAGTACCATGCTTGAGGAGAATGATTATTTGGGGTGTTATAGGGCAGAGGCACCGAAGAGTTATATGACGAAAGGTTGGGAGAGTTATATTCATTCTGAAGGCCAAAAGTTTGAGGGTGGGGTTGTTGAGTTTAGAGATAAGCTGCGTAAGTATGACAAAGAAATTGGTTTTTCATATGAGTTTGTTAGAAATGACAAGGTTCGTGTTATTGCTCAGTGTTCTAAGAAACATTCTCAGGGCTGCAATTGGCTTGTGAAGGCTCATTTATGCAGGGTTAATGGTTTCTTTATGATTAAAAGGTTGGTTAATGTTCACACTTGTCATGGTGTGATTCGTTTGCAGAAGAGTAAGATGATGGGATCCAAGGTTGTCAAGTCTATTATGCTTGATAAGATTCGTGCCAATCCAAACAAAAAGCCAATTGATATAGCTGATGAGATCAAGAGTGATTATGGTTTGGATGTTCCTTATCGTACAGTTTGGTATGGTACGGAGTTGGCAAAAACAGCCCTGCATGGTGATGAAGCTGAGTCTTATGCTCAGCTACTTTGGTTCAGTGAGTCTGTTATGAAGTCAAACCCCGACTCTAGGATAGTGGTTGAGTTTCATCGAGAAACACACAGGTTTCAGCGTATGTTTGTGACCTATGGTGCATGGATGaagggttttcaattttgtagACCTATTCTTTTCATTGATGCTACATTCATTACCAACAAGTACAAGGGGCAGATTATTGCTGCATTGGCAAAGGATGCCAATCAAGGTTGA
- the LOC112169401 gene encoding uncharacterized protein LOC112169401 — MVSDINSYMTVTSFCFFVQACIQLLMLLWILKMRIIGDFFLDVLAEEFAKHLMRRATFISDRHVGLVSAFPRVFPNNPHGFCFRHLMANLSDKFPAGSYLKDRIPYLFMCCAYSCTPEMYEFNMEILRSEGGDIVAQFLEDLPKENWCMAYFNGERFGEMTNNLAESFNNWVLPLKSLPILDINHGIRVKSMASIAARKQDAQEWFSELCPVIEKKLKENLEVGRHWRVSRSDTYVYEVHCQKYNSMVNLETHFCSCGEWQLYGFPCSHALVVIQQHGSSLYLYVNELYKVEKYRETYSFPINPLPSISKQVHDFGRDVVILQPPLIRRPPGRPRKKRFRKRSEQTRVIKCGRCGKCDGHNRKSCTAPI, encoded by the coding sequence atggtcagtgacattaaCAGTTACATGACAGTgacatcattttgtttttttgttcagGCTTGTATCCAGTTGCTTATGCTATTGTGGATTCTGAAAATGAGAATAATTGGAGATTTTTTTCTTGATGTTTTGGCTGAAGAGTTTGCAAAACACCTTATGAGGAGGGCGACGTTCATTTCTGATCGTCATGTTGGGCTTGTTAGTGCTTTCCCTAGGGTGTTTCCCAATAATCCACATGGGTTTTGTTTTAGACATCTGATGGCTAACCTTTCTGACAAATTTCCAGCTGGTTCTTACCTTAAGGATCGGATTCCTTACTTGTTTATGTGTTGTGCTTATTCTTGCACACCGGAGATGTATGAGTTCAACATGGAAATCTTGAGGAGTGAAGGTGGCGACATAGTTGCTCAATTTCTGGAGGATCTTCCTAAGGAGAACTGGTGTATGGCTTACTTTAACGGTGAAAGATTTGGTGAAATGACAAATAACTTGGctgagtctttcaataattgggTGTTGCCTTTGAAGAGTCTTCCTATTCTTGATATTAATCATGGGATTAGAGTGAAGTCCATGGCTTCAATTGCTGCTCGGAAGCAGGATGCTCAAGAATGGTTCTCTGAGTTGTGCCCGGTGATTGAAAAGAAGCTGAAGGAGAATTTGGAAGTCGGAAGGCATTGGAGAGTGAGCAGGTCTGATACCTATGTGTATGAAGTTCACTGCCAGAAGTACAATAGCATGGTAAATTTGGAAACTCACTTTTGTTCGTGTGGAGAATGGCAGCTGTATGGCTTCCCATGTTCCCATGCCCTTGTAGTGATCCAACAACATGGTTCTTCCCTGTATTTGTATGTCAATGAGCTGTACAAGGTGGAGAAATATCGAGAAACTTATTCTTTCCCAATTAATCCTCTTCCCTCTATTTCGAAACAAGTGCATGATTTTGGTAGAGATGTAGTGATATTGCAGCCTCCTTTGATTAGAAGACCACCGGGAAGGCCTAGAAAGAAGAGGTTCAGAAAAAGGAGCGAGCAAACCAGGGTGATCAAGTGTGGTAGGTGCGGAAAATGTGATGGTCACAACAGAAAGAGTTGTACAGCTCCGATATAG
- the LOC112174111 gene encoding uncharacterized protein LOC112174111 — protein sequence MARFLLSLVFASLLALAAVHETQAIEYIVENRALNTAGGVRFRDELGVDYTKQRMRDATDFIWNLFKETTAAERRDTPRISLFVEDIEGIAVSSSDIIHFSAKYIEGLTAAKLKNDFNGILYHEITHSLQRNGKGQAPVGLVEGIADFVSFLKAGFIYDGYANPGDGNRWDEGYGVTARFLEYCNGLKDGFVAELNKKMIDGYSNDFFNQLLGKTVDQLWTDYKAKYAN from the exons ATGGCCCGCTTTCTCCTTTCATTGGTCTTTGCCTCTCTCTTAGCCCTGGCTGCTGTCCATGAAACTCAAGCTATTGAGTACATCGTCGAGAACCGGGCTCTCAACACCGCTGGCGGAGTCCGTTTTAGAGACGAGCTGGGCGTGGACTACACCAAGCAAAGAATGAGAGACGCCACTGATTTCATCTGGAACCTCTTTAAGGAAACTACAGCTGCAGAGAGAAGGGACACGCCGCGCATAAGCTTGTTCGTCGAAGACATAGAAGGCATTGCGGTTTCCAGCAGTGACATTATTCATTTTTCAGCAAAGTACATCGAG GGTCTAACGGCAGCAAAACTAAAAAACGACTTCAATGGGATACTTTACCATGAGATCACACACTCATTGCAGAGGAATGGAAAAGGTCAAGCTCCTGTTGGATTGGTAGAAGGGATTGCAGACTTTGTGAGCTTCTTGAAGGCTGGTTTTATATACGATGGTTATGCAAACCCCGGTGATGGTAACCGTTGGGACGAGGGTTATGGCGTAACCGCACGGTTCCTGGAGTATTGCAATGGCCTTAAAGACGGGTTTGTTGCAGAGCTCAACAAGAAGATGATAGATGGTTACAGCAACGATTTCTTTAACCAGTTGCTCGGGAAGACAGTCGATCAGCTGTGGACTGACTACAAAGCCAAATATGCAAACTAA